The Puntigrus tetrazona isolate hp1 chromosome 4, ASM1883169v1, whole genome shotgun sequence genome includes a window with the following:
- the il17ra1a gene encoding LOW QUALITY PROTEIN: interleukin 17 receptor A1a (The sequence of the model RefSeq protein was modified relative to this genomic sequence to represent the inferred CDS: inserted 1 base in 1 codon), producing MKFLYLRGAVFFTFIPAALNLMLMDDGRSLNCTQEEIRCTAEFHNCMYKEWLTPSDFTPSGPDDLTLRVDVRRNTKGHLEPVIVAEWKARDDGSIIHLKGTEFSVLKSSTNENLCVHYKFLDVFKSMRNKADEKWSFSLDKVVVDPGSTYVVTVSNLPKSNLKHTSYNISKKVNVPGCDDPLMRTSRICFERGYTWQPNITVGRTTGVNSEDILYVTFNPGENIEKYNVFLKCYSVEQMKTLYNESKPLLNVTYDLEDWPRTCCHFDVQIQPFLWKCGNDCRRKNHKFNICGPVPTSPPETNSALWIISVGLCLLICAIGICAIYLRCKKQSQEKPNNEVTLEQPFSPGPRSVLIIYSRDHPLYTDIVLKLCAFLRAKCGMEVVLDLLDTTWLGTIGRLQWLEEKKRQIEQSSNKILVLCSRGVQAKWGAMCGEPRILLREDVRSPIGDMLTLALQLITPDMQRPASYGKYLVAYFDDVSSEGDVPSMFDIAVKYKLMKHFEELYFRILDVEKYQQGVKHCIEGIEKDEYFNCPSGEALRNAIEAFQLHQMKNPDWFEKECVTSEEEVRGEADPLLKIPMQPVYELTPMLNIGLPILVKEVDINQEPQSVCAVIPQIQENPEESSVVIINPRVQPGHSEVLSYYPAIEXPLELPSVIGIGAPMDTQIYPRLLAEAGPVETTHPPYAFPTGEPSDNCQTDSRKCFLIAPPPSMEDSFHLYQEMDMSRPVEMEESEMEGASETRPSRGSDQGYGSRYSTVREDLKLQQDLSSLAKLQMDLFFNSPISSGFCTQTMET from the exons ATGAAGTTCCTGTACCTGAGAGGTGCTGTGTTTTTCACCTTCATACCTGCGGCACTAAATCTCATGCTCATGGATGACGGGCGCTCTCTGAACTGTACACAAGAG gAAATACGATGCACAGCAGAGTTCC ATAACTGCATGTATAAAGAATGGCTGACTCCTTCAGATTTCACTCCTAGTGGACCAGATGATTTAACACTGCGTGTTGATGTAAGAAGAAATACGAAAGGCCATTTGGAACCGGTGATTGTGGCAGAATGGAAAGCAAGGGATGATG gaaGCATAATTCACTTGAAAGGAACAGAGTTTAGTGTGTTAAAGTCATCCACCAATGAAAATCTGTGTGTTCATTACAAGTTCCTCGATGTTTTTAAGTCCATGAGAAATAAGGCAGACGAAAAG TGGTCTTTTTCTCTGGATAAAGTTGTGGTAGATCCAGGCAGCACATATGTAGTGACCGTCTCCAACCTTCccaaatcaaatttaaaacacaCCAGTTACAATATCTCCAAAAAGGTTAATGTTCCAG GTTGTGACGATCCTTTGATGCGAACGAGCAGAATCTGTTTTGAAAGAG GGTATACATGGCAACCCAATATTACTGTAGGAAGGACCACAGGTGTGAATAGCGAGGATATTCTGTACGTTACATTCAATCCTGGAGAGAACATCGAAAAATACAATGTGTTTCTGAAGTGCTACAGCGTCGAGCAAATGAAGACACTTTATAAT GAGAGCAAGCCATTACTAAATGTCACATATGACCTGGAGGACTGGCCACGGACATGCTGTCATTTTGATGTTCAG ATCCAGCCATTTCTCTGGAAGTGTGGGAACGACTGTCGTCGAAAGAATCACAAGTTTAACATATGTGGTCCTG TACCAACAAGCCCTCCTGAGACCAACTCAGCACTCTGGATCATTTCTGTTGGACTATGTCTCTTAATTTGTGCCATAGGTATTTGTGCAATTTATTTGCGCTGCAAGAAACAATCGCAAG AAAAGCCAAACAATGAAGTTACTCTAGAACAGCCATTTTCACCCGGTCCTCGATCTGTATTAATCATCTACTCCAGAGATCACCCCCTTTACACAGACATAGTCCTGAAGCTTTGCGCCTTCCTGCGGGCCAAATGTGGCATGGAAGTTGTGCTAGACCTACTTGACACGACTTGGCTCGGCACTATCGGCCGGCTACAGTGGCTTGAGGAAAAAAAGCGACAGATCGAGCAGTCGTCAAACAAGATTTTGGTCCTTTGCTCCCGAGGAGTGCAAGCCAAGTGGGGTGCGATGTGTGGAGAGCCTCGCATCCTCCTCCGGGAAGACGTACGCTCTCCGATCGGTGATATGCTGACTCTCGCCCTTCAGCTGATTACACCTGATATGCAGCGTCCGGCTTCCTACGGGAAGTATTTGGTGGCTTACTTTGACGACGTAAGCAGCGAAGGCGATGTGCCATCTATGTTTGACATTGCGGTAAAATATAAGCTGATGAAGCATTTCGAGGAGCTCTATTTCCGTATCCTCGATGTGGAGAAGTATCAGCAGGGAGTGAAGCACTGCATCGAGGGGATCGAAAAGGACGAGTACTTCAACTGCCCCTCGGGCGAAGCCTTGAGGAACGCAATCGAAGCATTCCAGTTGCACCAAATGAAGAATCCCGACTGGTTTGAGAAAGAGTGCGTGACCAGCGAGGAGGAAGTGAGAGGGGAAGCCGATCCACTTCTTAAGATACCCATGCAGCCGGTGTATGAGTTAACGCCCATGCTAAACATCGGACTCCCGATTCTTGTGAAGGAGGTCGACATCAATCAGGAGCCCCAGAGCGTCTGTGCAGTAATTCCCCAAATTCAAGAGAATCCTGAGGAGTCGTCCGTGGTGATTATCAATCCAAGAGTCCAGCCAGGGCACAGCGAAGTACTTTCCTATTATCCAGCAATAG CACCCCTTGAATTACCCAGCGTGATTGGTATTGGGGCGCCAATGGACACGCAAATCTACCCCCGTCTCCTCGCTGAAGCAGGACCAGTGGAAACCACGCATCCTCCTTATGCGTTTCCAACTGGGGAACCGTCAGATAATTGTCAGACGGACAGCAGAAAGTGCTTTTTGATAGCACCTCCACCGTCAATGGAGGACAGCTTCCATCTATACCAGGAAATGGACATGTCCCGGCCAGTAGAGATGGAGGAAAGTGAAATGGAGGGTGCTTCTGAGACGAGACCATCACGAGGGTCCGATCAGGGATATGGTTCCA
- the rergla gene encoding ras-related and estrogen-regulated growth inhibitor-like protein isoform X2 → MRRSVPALKPSRAATDRQRVKRSRRLRVLFLRELEAFLRSIMNDIKVAVLGSEGVGKSALIVRFLTRRFIGEYASSSECIYRKRMSIDGRQLNLELHDPCSQPCEGKSTLNEQIHWADGFVVVYDISDRSSFLTAKAIVHLIRELHLGGSKRDADSVIFLVGNKQDLCHMREVDREEGQRLASEGRCQFYELSAAEHYQEVVLMFSKIVRNASLGSKAKERRRRPSGSKSMAKLINNVFGKRRKSV, encoded by the exons ATGCGGCGCTCCGTTCCTGCTTTAAAACCGTCCCGCGCGGCGACCGACAGGCAGAGAGTTAAACGCAGCCGACGCCTTCGAGTTTTATTCCTTCGCGAGCTTGAAGCGTTTCTACGAAGCATAATGAACGACATAAAAGTTGCAGTACTGGGATCCGAGGGTGTCGGGAAATCAG CACTTATTGTTCGATTTCTAACCAGGCGGTTTATTGGAGAATATGCATCATCGTCAG AGTGCATCTACAGAAAGCGCATGTCTATTGATGGAAGACAGCTTAATCTCGAACTGCATGACCCGTGTTCTCAG CCATGCGAGGGGAAGTCCACACTCAATGAGCAGATCCACTGGGCAGACGGCTTTGTGGTCGTTTACGACATCAGCGATCGTTCCTCCTTCCTCACGGCCAAAGCCATAGTGCATCTGATCCGAGAGCTTCACCTGGGAGGATCTAAAAG GGACGCGGACTCTGTGATATTCCTGGTGGGCAATAAGCAAGACTTGTGCCACATGCGAGAAGTAGACAGGGAAGAAGGCCAGAGGTTGGCGTCCGAAGGCCGCTGTCAGTTTTACGAGTTGTCTGCCGCGGAGCACTACCAGGAAGTGGTGCTCATGTTCTCCAAGATCGTGCGCAACGCCAGTCTGGGAAGCAAGGCGAAGGAGCGCCGCCGTCGTCCAAGCGGTTCGAAATCCATGGCCAAGCTCATCAATAACGTCTTTGGAAAACGGCGgaaatctgtttaa
- the rergla gene encoding ras-related and estrogen-regulated growth inhibitor-like protein isoform X1 encodes MRRSVPALKPSRAATDRQRVKRSRRLRVLFLRELEAFLRSIMNDIKVAVLGSEGVGKSALIVRFLTRRFIGEYASSSECIYRKRMSIDGRQLNLELHDPCSQPCEGKSTLNEQIHWADGFVVVYDISDRSSFLTAKAIVHLIRELHLGGSKSRDADSVIFLVGNKQDLCHMREVDREEGQRLASEGRCQFYELSAAEHYQEVVLMFSKIVRNASLGSKAKERRRRPSGSKSMAKLINNVFGKRRKSV; translated from the exons ATGCGGCGCTCCGTTCCTGCTTTAAAACCGTCCCGCGCGGCGACCGACAGGCAGAGAGTTAAACGCAGCCGACGCCTTCGAGTTTTATTCCTTCGCGAGCTTGAAGCGTTTCTACGAAGCATAATGAACGACATAAAAGTTGCAGTACTGGGATCCGAGGGTGTCGGGAAATCAG CACTTATTGTTCGATTTCTAACCAGGCGGTTTATTGGAGAATATGCATCATCGTCAG AGTGCATCTACAGAAAGCGCATGTCTATTGATGGAAGACAGCTTAATCTCGAACTGCATGACCCGTGTTCTCAG CCATGCGAGGGGAAGTCCACACTCAATGAGCAGATCCACTGGGCAGACGGCTTTGTGGTCGTTTACGACATCAGCGATCGTTCCTCCTTCCTCACGGCCAAAGCCATAGTGCATCTGATCCGAGAGCTTCACCTGGGAGGATCTAAAAG CAGGGACGCGGACTCTGTGATATTCCTGGTGGGCAATAAGCAAGACTTGTGCCACATGCGAGAAGTAGACAGGGAAGAAGGCCAGAGGTTGGCGTCCGAAGGCCGCTGTCAGTTTTACGAGTTGTCTGCCGCGGAGCACTACCAGGAAGTGGTGCTCATGTTCTCCAAGATCGTGCGCAACGCCAGTCTGGGAAGCAAGGCGAAGGAGCGCCGCCGTCGTCCAAGCGGTTCGAAATCCATGGCCAAGCTCATCAATAACGTCTTTGGAAAACGGCGgaaatctgtttaa